The following coding sequences are from one Euwallacea similis isolate ESF13 chromosome 27, ESF131.1, whole genome shotgun sequence window:
- the LOC136417239 gene encoding BOS complex subunit NOMO3, with protein MFLSYLILIEVLGPLVLSVRADEVLGCGGYIKSHVSIDFSKVEVKLVTKQGIVKDRTHCAPNNGYYFLPLYDKGELRLELSPPPGWSFSPKAFNFNVDGSDPCSQGKDINFVFEGFGIAGQVQSLGKLPGGPLGVTVKLVSKEGSRTTQTLEDGNFSFSPVYPGSYTVSISDPKYKLYKDSIKVEVKEGNTELPGGNLVVHGYEVKGKILTADKNPVKNTIIALFTPDKDQNTLIDGCDTSKLSGLPSKDIFLCHMTTSSSGEFTFPVVPSGTYYVVPYYKEGNIHFQPARIEFSVQHKDVKLEQNFQVIGFTVNGKVINDRNDPISNAKIFLNGEEVTKTDNSGNYKLEKLRVGKYNLKAEAENVLFNEVIVNIEPSLSSLPTLTPSAFKVCGKVVSEKPHTVAFSQVGTTNLILSETSQQQFCQYLAPGKYDISVKVSDEDSNKGLQFFPVTQRVEVSQDILLDLVFSQLKSSISGSVSCIKNERKNACEGISVLLKTGSEEMFLPIHNSLYSAADIHPGVYVVSLSKNNLCWKSTKQTINVNAEIVQIPPFIQTGYLLQFVSTHDAEITYKNLRDGKPTKLAINSGTTSICLDAPGEYTFSINSCHEFESETVTYNTFSERNQIMLNAKKHTVTLSLDSDKNHGPIEVTVQVGNDQFKQIAHFEKDGYEIRLLLKPFEIAKITPKSDKLFFTPKTNEVEGTTDCSHVGHKFKAVLGKVFKGQIQPQLAGVTVTVKNLINNAEQSLETDSQGNYKFPPLESNFEYKITAQKDSYVFIGPDSNGMFVAQKLAEINVEVLDEDDKSPLLGVLLSLSGGESYRRNLPTNSNGKITFHSLSASDYFLRPMMKEYRFEPASKIITLKEGETINVVLTGKRVAFSAFGKLTTVNEEPVENANVIASGEGNCTGLSEEATTDLTGSFRIRGLQPFCTFKIFVQVGTGPSSLVERTSPEFFEVKNIHEDIKNLHLTVFRPVLITDVLVKVFAEKVEHYRLLKVILYRESTNPSVIYSTSVESPNIKVDKARNYGILVHLPSIQLDNNEYSIHLEPAHSLKGSSEIEYFRANSSFRYIEMEFSPKSYVKEQPIKQTSIWTIVLILIILIASYNIQTILGLLKDRLNFNIEGLSSYIPIPSNTKAASDYDNDIDQIVQDINNVRKHKPKKTN; from the exons ATGTTTctaagttatttaattttaatagaagTTTTAGGACCATTAGTTCTTTCAGTTAGAGCTGATGAAGTTCTAGGATGTGGAGGATATATCAAAAGCCACGTCTCcatagatttttcaaaagttgaaGTCAAATT AGTCACTAAGCAAGGAATCGTGAAAGACAGGACACACTGTGCCCCTAACAATGGCTACTATTTCTTGCCTTTGTATGATAAAGGTGAATTAAGATTAGAA TTGTCTCCACCTCCAGGGTGGAGTTTCAGTCCCAAAGCCTTCAACTTTAATGTTGATGGATCAGATCCTTGTAGTCAAGGGAAAGatatcaattttgtttttgaaggTTTCGGTATTGCAGGCCAAGTTCAAAGTTTAGGTAAATTGCCTGGTGGCCCTTTAGGGGTTACTGTTAAATTGGTATCTAAAGAAGGCAGCAGAACAACTCAAACTCTTGAAGAtgggaatttttctttttccccAGTTTATCCTGGATCTTATACAGTGTCAATTTCTGATCCTaa gTATAAACTATACAAAGATTCAATTAAAGTTGAAGTAAAAGAAGGCAACACAGAATTACCTGGAGGTAATTTAGTTGTACATGGATATGAAGTGAAAGGAAAAATCTTGACAGCTGATAAAAATCCAGTTAAAAACACTATTATTGCCCTTTTTACTCCCGATAAG gaCCAAAACACCCTTATTGATGGTTGTGATACATCCAAATTATCTGGTTTACCTTCAAAAGATATATTTCTTTGTCATATGACTACAAGTTCATCAGGAGAGTTCACATTTCCAGTAGTACCTTCTGGTACATATTATGTGGTTCCTTATTACAAGGAAGGCAATATCCATTTTCAACCAGCAAGAATTGAGTTTTCAGTTCAGcataaagatgtaaaattaGAGCAGAATTTCCAG GTAATTGGATTTACTGTTAATGGTAAAGTAATAAATGACCGAAACGACCCTATTTCAAATGCTAAAATATTCCTTAATGGAGAAGAAGTGACCAAAACTGATAATTCAGGAAATTATAAGTTGGAAAAGTTGCGAGtaggaaaatataatttgaaagCAGAAGCAG AAAATGTCCTATTTAATGAAGTAATTGTCAATATTGAACCAAGTCTTTCATCTTTACCTACTTTGACTCCTTCAGCTTTTAAAGTCTGTGGCAAAGTTGTGAGTGAAAAACCTCATACTGTAGCATTTTCTCAAGTAGGAACCACCAATCTAATTCTTTCTGAAACGAGCCAACAACAATTTTGCCAATATTTGGCACCTGGGAAATATGATATTAGTGTTAAAGTTAGTGATGAAGACAGTAACAAAGGATTACA aTTTTTCCCTGTAACCCAGAGAGTAGAAGTTTCTCAAGACATCTTATTGGATTTAGTCTTTTCTCAGTTGAAATCCAGTATTTCTGGAAGTGTATCATGTATTAAGAATGAACGCAAAAATGCTTGTGAGGGAATAAGCGTTCTCTTGAAAACTGGTTCTGAGGAAATGTTTCTTCCAATTCACA atTCCTTGTATTCAGCTGCTGACATTCATCCAGGCGTCTACGTAGTATctctttcaaaaaataacttgTGTTGGAAAAGCACTAAGCAGACTATCAACGTTAATGCTGAAATCGTACAAATACCTCCGTTTATACAGACAGGGTACTTATTACAGTTTGTTTCTACCCATGATGCCGAG ataacatataaaaatttgaggGACGGAAAACCCACAAAATTAGCCATCAACAGTGGAACAACTTCCATATGTTTGGACGCTCCTGGAGAATAcactttttcaataaatagtTGTCATGAATTTGAGTCTGAAACCGTCACTTACAACACATTCTCTGAGAGAAATCAGATTATGTTGAATGCAAAAAAACACACAGTAACACTATCATTAGACAGTGATAAAAATCATGGGCCCATAGAGGTGACAGTGCAAGTGGGAAATGatcaatttaaacaaattgcCCATTTCGAGAAAGATGGGTATGAAATTCGGTTGCTTCTGAAACCTTTTGAAATAGCCAAAATAACACCTAAAtctgataaattattttttactccCAAGACAAATGAAGTTGAGGGTACTACAGATTGCAGTCATGTTGGGCATAAATTTAAGGCGGTTCTTGGCAAAGTGTTTAAGGGCCAAATTCAGCCACAGCTAGCCGGTGTCACAGTTAccgttaaaaatttaatcaacaATGCAGAACAATCTTTGGAAACCGATTCCCaaggaaattataaatttcccCCTCTAGAGAGCAATTTTGAGTATAAAATAACTGCTCAGAAAGATTCTTATGTTTTCATTGGCCCTGACAGTAATGGAATGTTTGTCGCCCAAAAATTGGCGGAAATTAACGTTGAAGTGTTGGACGAGGATGACAAATCTCCATTACTA GGCGTTCTTTTATCTTTGTCTGGTGGCGAAAGTTATCGCAGAAACCTACCAACGAActcaaatggaaaaatcacTTTTCATTCTCTAAGTGCTAGTGACTACTTTTTGAGACCCATGATGAAAGAGTATCGCTTTGAGCCTGCTTCGAAGATAATCACTTTAAAAGAAGGGGAAACAATTAACGTTGTTTTAAC GGGGAAACGGGTTGCCTTTAGTGCCTTCGGCAAGCTAACAACAGTAAATGAAGAGCCCGTAGAAAATGCTAACGTTATTGCGTCAGGAGAAGGCAATTGCACCGGCTTATCTGAAGAAGCCACAACTGACTTGACAGGATCTTTTAGAATACGTGGTTTACAGCCATTTTGTACTTTTAAAATCTTTGTTCAAGTGGGAACAGGTCCTTCAAGTTTAGTAGAAAGGACCAGTCCAGAGTTCTTCGAagttaaa aacaTACATGAAGACATAAAGAACTTACATCTAACGGTGTTTAGACCAGTACTCATAACCGACGTGCTAGTGAAAGTGTTTGCTGAAAAAGTCGAACATTACCGGCTTCTGAAAGTAATTCTTTATCGTGAATCTACCAACCCTTCAGTGATATATTCTACATCCGTTGAAAGTCCTAATATTAAGGTAGACAAGGCCAGAAATTACGGCATTCTCGTGCATCTGCCTTCAATTCAATTGGATAACAACGAATATTCAATTCATCTTGAACCAGCGCACAGCCTCAAAGGTTCATCTGAAATAGAGTATTTTAGAGCGAACAGCTCCTTTAGGTATATAGAAATGGAATTTAGTCCTAAAAGTTACGTCAAAGAGCAACCGATTAAGCAAACATCAATTTGGACTATAGTTTTAATCTTAATCATCCTTATAGCATCTTACAACATTCAGACAATCTTAGGGTTACTAAAAGACCgcttgaattttaatatagaaGGTCTTAGTTCCTACATTCCAATTCCTAGTAATACTAAAGCGGCTAGTGATTATGATAACGATATTGACCAGATAGTGCAAGATATTAATAACGTTAGAAAACATAAGCCAAAGAAGACGAACTAG